A stretch of DNA from Tachyglossus aculeatus isolate mTacAcu1 chromosome 5, mTacAcu1.pri, whole genome shotgun sequence:
TTCAATTTTCAATTTAGGGCTGCTCTTCCCAGTGAAAGGAAGTCCTGGAGGAAAATCCCCCTcagggaccagggttctagttaacctctgctccaccacttctctgctgtgggactctgggcaagttatctggttatctgtgcctcaatttcctctcctaTAAAATGGCAAATAAATACCCATTTCCCCTCCTGCTGAGCCTCCAatgagccaggaactgtgtctgaccacattattcattcattcaattgtatttattgagcgcttaccatgtgcagagcactgtgctaagcgcttagtacattatctgtatctacctcagtgctcagtaaattaccTGGCATAGAGTAGGCACTTGAAGTTATTTGTGaggaggaaacgtgtctaccaaagtCTGCTGtgttaactctcccaagcatttagtacaaagctatacacacagtaagcactcaataaatgccactggttaacaaataaccatgattattataattatatgtatgATACATTAATGTAAtcattgtattatatattaatgATAATCAGATCCTTTGGAAAAGTTCCACTGGATGGCCTGTTGGTATAATCTTCATGTAACCGTGCAAACAGATGCAGAGGAAACCTCCACGTTTCCAAAATTTTTCACTAACCCTTAAATAGCTAGAACCCGCCTCACAGACACCTGCCTCACAGACACCTACGTGGGTTGCCTTGAATATTCTAGACTTGCCTACAGGTCAGGAAAAGGATGTTAATCATTGCTACAAAATAACAGACTCCCCCAGAACGACCCTGCACAATGGCTCTTAAAAGTTACCACATTTAACAGACTGCTCATAAAAACActattttaaagaagcagcatatgGTTGCCGTTTAATATGCTagtgcccacaaagtgctcagtgcAATAAAGATCCTTGCCCTAGAGCTCTTGGAGTGTAACATAAGGCAAGCAATACTAACAGTTCAATTCCGaaattgggcggggggggggggggggggtgccgcaCTTTCTTTAAAAGACTGCAGCACCCTCTACCTTCAGTCCCACTCCACCATTCCTTAAAGAAATGACAATGAAGCTTGCCTGAGCCTCCCTTTCCTAGTCACTCTGACAACCAACCGGATCTGCACAGCTCTGCACCTGAACAATTAGTCAGAGCTGTCATGTGCCTGAGTGTAACAGATAATTCCTCGGGACAAGTTCCTCTAGCTCTTGAGTGTGCATATAAAAGGCTGGGGACACATTTAGCCACCACTGGCATTGAGTTTTATGGTTTGGTAAAACCAACGAGAAGGAAacgacggtgggcagggaatgtgcctaccaactccattatagtgtcctctcccaagcacttggtacactgttttaaacacagtaagtgctctgtaagtaccactgatgatggttcAATAGCAGCACCAATCTTTAGGGCTGAAAGAATCACAACCTGGACATTTCAAGGGTGGATTGAAAGACAGGTCGCAGAGGTGATGTCTGGTTTCTTACAATGAAGGCTAAATGGGAACCTGTGGCAAATAACTGACACATTTttaccccttcctctcttctcgcCTTTTCACACATCCCTCATCCCTTTTAGGGGAGTAGTAAGACAGTGGGCTGGTTGTGAGACGGTCTTATCACTTTTCCCAACCCTTGggtacaacatcatcatcaatgatatttattgagtaactcctatatgcagagcactgtactaagtgctcaggagaaatcagtacaacagagttgatagacatgttccctgcccaccagaagcttccagtctataaagtaacatggcctagtaagaagcagtgtggcccagtggagagagcacaggcttagggttCAGAAggactgtaattctatttgtatttgtatttatttggatGACAAAAGTGGTGACAAAAAAGGAGTGGGTGACAAAAAAGGAGGCCAAAGAAATTACCCGTGTGTCCTAAGAAATTGGATGCAAACCCTGCTAGATGTAGGGCAGGGATCAGGATtatcccttagttcagtgctttgcacacagtcagcactcaaatccCATTGGTTGATCTTGCTCAAATTTGCTCCTCCTGACCCTCCAGTTGGCTGTTGAGAAGAGATTCAGCAAGGCCTGATTCTGAAAGCCTGTGAGATCAAATAAGTGGGGTGGCACGGCTGGGATGAGGGGATTTGCCCCATTCACTCCTGCCTATCTGAATTTATACAGTCTTCAAAACGTAGGGGAATTGAGCTCATTATTTTTCAAGAATTTGTAAGTGAATAGAGGCTAGAGTTTGCTTTCATCCTGACTTCAGGGCTTAGTTTTATCAGTCTCTCAAATACTCCTATCGAGCCTCTTTTCTCCTAGCCTCCTCCTGGCAGTTACCAATGGCCTCCTGTTGAGAGATTGTTCTGAAATCTTTTCATAACCCAAAGGAGAATTTTCTTTTATGGCAATTGAACAAAACAATTCTGGGCCATCTAATGTTTCCTTTTTGTGGTTGGATCAATGGCAGAGCTACAAGAAGGGGTGGTCCATGTTTCTTACGTGCTGGAGGCCCGGGCAACCCCAAGAGCTTCATTCAGATGCTATTCTGGTTCACTCTTAAAGGAAGCCGACAGCGAAGCAGTTCTCTAGGACAAAACTTCCACTTTCCAGTTGTTCCTAGTGGTTGTGGGGCTAATGTTAATGGTTCCCAGACACATATGGGATTGCCTCCTATTTCCCTGTCTTGTCTCAaccaacccccctcccccccaaaagaaGATGGCACCAAATGACCCTGTATGTGATTGACAGGCCTCTTGATTCTGCATAGGAATGGAAGGTTGGTGAAGCCAGGCTGACAGCCTGGTCCCTTCTTCTCCAAACCTGAAATATGGCCACCCAATTAATGGTGTTTTTGAACCCCTTGAAGTGCAGGAATCCCTTTTCAAGTTCTGGGGCAAGTGCAAGAGAGTTACTATTAAAATGTCCTGATTTTTCGGGCCATCAGATAGAGCACTGTCAAAGTGTTAGAACAAATTTGTTTGACAAGTCCTCTGAAGTTGAAAGGACTCTAAGCTGGGTACTCGACAGTTTTTTTTCAACATTTAGTTCATTTGAGGCTATTATTGGGGGTGAATTTTTTATACAAGTACACTATCCCCTATGACAAACCCCCTACTTGCCTCTTTGAAATATAAACAATCTCTTAATCTGAGATTGTTTATATCTGTGCTTTGTCTACAGTAAGGGTAACAATGCttagtgtttttgtttttgttattttccTCTACAGGTTGTCAAATTCTGAAAGCCTTTATCTCTCTGGGTACTGGACACCTTCAGCGTGTCAGATAGCTTGACTGGAATTTTGTGTTCTCACTTTGTGGATAGCAGATAATTGCTTCCTAGGGAGTCTGTATATGCAACTCAAAATTCCTTTTATGAAGAGCAGAGAATCCACCTTATACCGTACTTTGTCCCTGAGAGAGTTTGTTTGGTATGGCTTTAAAACTCAGATAATAGAGTCTTTTGAGATTTAAGGTCCCCGAAGGCTTATGCTAATGCAGGAGATGACAGGATTCCATATTTCCTTTAAAAGTGTCCAAAAATTGTAAACCAAAGGGTGGAACAATCTAACAAGTTTGCCTATCATCATCAGAGATGGCAAAATAGATTGAGCACAAATTTGGATTTCAGTGGCAGGAGGAGAGTGAGAAAGCTAGCAGATTATCTAATCCTGAAGTTAGAAACATTAAAAGATTTGCTTAAATGCACACTTTAGTTTTTTTAATTGAACAGTTTGGGTCCACTACTCCTGGAGGCAAGTCACTCCAGCCACCGGTTCTCAAGCCTAAAATGAATATTGTTTCCCCCCGGTGCTTCCTACTTCCCAGGAGAAAACTGTTCAAGTTCTATCTGACATGAGTTTCTGGCAACAGCTCTTCCCTGGCCTTGTGACAATGAGACATGCAGAAGCACCAGGAAACAAGAAGTGAATTTCTTGAAAGCAGTCTTTCCCTTTAAAGACTGAGAAGAAAGCTGTGGCTAATACCCTTCTAATGTGGACAGATGCAGGGCAGTTGGTGATCTCCTCTTTGTGTCCCACCAGTCATTTACAGCCTAACTCAAATTcaaagggtttgggagaggagaagaattagttagtcctctcccaagagagCACTTTTCATTTCTGGgggaaaagtatttgttaagcacttactatgtgccaggcactgtacgaagtgcaggggtaggtagaaagtaatcaggttggacacagtccctgtcccacatggggttcacaaccttaattcccattttacgggatgaggtaactgaggcacagagaagttcagggagttgcccaaggtcacaaagccgataaatggcagaagcaggattagaacctgggtccttctgactcccaggctcatgctctatccactaggctatgttgcttccagACCAGATGAATAACTTGACTTTCAAAAGTGCAAGTCAGTCTTGTAGGCTGATTCCGCTGTTTCCCCTACAAGgtcagaaattaagtgaatttatCAATAGGCTGGGTAGTATTTCCAATAGAGGTGGGTTATCAAAGGTGGCTCAGAAGTCAAGGAATAGGACAGAGTCCATTAGACCAGGCAAAGGGGAGGTCATTACCTCAGGAAGTATAGTCTGGGGTAGGGAGATTAGATTGCAGTGGGTCAAGAAGGagatgaaggagaggaagggaaggcagagggTCTATACAAGCCATTTGGGGAATCTGAATAAgaatgggagtggggaaaagagcaaTTGATGGAAGGTACTGGGGGGATTCAATGAAAGCTTTGTTTAGTATAGAGGAGACTTCAGCTGGTTTGAAGACAAAGGGGAAGGAGCTACCAGAAAGAGTGTTTGCAGACAGAAGTTAGGAAGGGTAGAAGAGTAGGAGCAAACACTTTTAGAAATTGAGGGAAATGGGGTCACAGGCACGGGCAGAACtggcctatctgtaatttcttttaatatctgtctctcccactcaactgtaagctccttgagggcagggttaatatctcccaactccactgtactctcccactttgtacacagtacacacagtactgtacacacacacagtaagcacacagtaagcactcagataccgactgattgattgatagataataatgatggcattttattaagcgcttactatgtgcaaagcactgttctaagtgctggggaagttacaaggtgatcaggttgtcccacagaggctcacagtcttaatctccattttacagatgaggtaactgaggcacagagaagttaaataacttgtccaaagtcacacagctgacaattggcagagccaggattggaacccatgacctctgattccaaagcctgtgctctttccactgagccacgctgcttatcatttAGAtatagaaagaaaagaaaggggatgTTGGGTTGTGGGGAATTGAGATAGTGAGAGAGaactttggggagctcacaaCTGATGCTTTCAATTTTTGTCAGTGAAGTAGTTGGTGAGATTACTATGAGCAAGAGGGGTGGAGAAAAGGGCAACAGGAGCTTTAGGAAGGAGGTCAAGGTCTGGAAGAGCCCTTCCacaactaagccttcctttcccaccCATGCCCTGGGATCTGTACCTCTCAAGCACTTGACTgtcaccccacatcacttatgtacctatGCATAATTTCTTTTTGAgtctatctgcccctctagactgtaaggtccttgtggtcagggaaggtgtctgccaactgtgttgtaatgcaccttcccaagccctcaatacagagctttgcacacagtaaatgttcaatgaatgtcactgattgattaactggaagAATTGGCATGGAGCAATGGGTGATGGGGAGCTGATCCCTCTCCGGATGTCCagcaacaccctcccttctcaaatccaagagaccattactctccctgcttcagagccttatcaaaggcatttctactcaaggaggccttccctaagccccccctcacctttcctcttctcccactccaagtcaccctgacttgttcccgttgttcttcccccttcccattcattcattcattcaattgtatttattgagtgcttactgtgtgtggaacacttgtaataagtgtttggaaagtacaattcagcaactaagacaatccctacccaacaacaggcagccccacagcacttgggtacatagtggtaatttatttgtttgtgttaccctctgtctcccctgcctctaaactgcaagctagttgtgggcagggaatgtgtctgttattgtactgtactctcccaagcatttagtacagtgttctgcacatggtaagcactcaataaatatgacaatgaacgaatgaaggaggagaaataatgttgctgagTGGAAGAAAGACCAGAGCTGTAACAAGCAAGGGTGAAGTGAAGGGGCAAAAGCCTGATTTGATAGGCAGCTTTCTGCCAACAGTGCTCTGCCGTggcagggacacagtccctattcctcatggggctcaaactaagcaggagggagaacaggtatttaatccccattttactgacaaagaaactgaggcacagagaaacgaagttgAAACACAGGCAACTAGGTATAAAGCTTTTCAAGTCTTTCACATTTCAATTTTCTTCGCTATTTCTGAAGAATCTTAAAATCCTGGACTTTGAGCAACTCTATTTTCCCTTCGCTTTTCATTCTTCTTTATTCGGTACTTCTACTAGTAACAATAAATTAACACCTCATAGTCTAGTTTTTGGAGCCACGAATTCATTCTTTGTACatccaatttccattttacccaCCAGGAAGGccagtagcttgcccaaagccacataaatAAACAGCAGGTGACTCAATGACCTGATTCCCAACCCCTTCCTTCACCAGACAAACTTCAAAGTCGAGGCTGAAGGACAACCCAATCTCCTGTGGACTCTGGGGAACTATGCAGTGTCATAAGACTAATTTGTTTTGAGCCACACTATTTCAATGGGACACATGACACTTCAcaatgtctcaggcactgtacacgtacacacacacacacagcgtgcCAGTGCTGCTCCATTTACCACATTGAGGAATTGTAATTTTCTTTAAACGTTAACTGCTTCCAAGGAACTGAGAGGGCTTTATACATCTTGATTTGTGCAACCTGGATGAGCAGACATGTAATTATTTTTAGCCTCATTAATTTTTACAATAGACTTTATGCAACGGGAATTGGGCCCAGGAATAATTTATCCCCATTTcgaagatggggaaacagacacccaGGGATCTACTGGAGGCCACAGAAGAAAACCAGCTGGAGTGAAGATGaaaactcaagtctcctgacatCCTGATCCTGAACTCCTGAACATGAGATCGTAGTTCCCCCAAAGTGAGGTTTGGCTTCCCGGGAGCACTAACTACAATTCCTGAAGGGGGTCTTTAGGGCATAAAGGAGGAAAAGTGTCAGAGGCCTTTAGTTGGGGGTCGCCTGGAAGCTGCAGGGCTGAGCCTGAAAGTAGTAGTCTCAGCAAGGAgtcttattcatccattcattcaatcgtatttattgggtgcttatcgtgtgcagagcactgtcctaagcacttaaataataattctggtatttattaaacacttaccatgtgccaggcactgtcctaagcactgggttaggtacaaggaaatcaggttggacacagtccctgtcctgcataggactcctagtcttaacccccattttacaggtgagatcgctgaggttcggagaagtgaagtgacttgcccagggccgcacagcagacaagcggcagagccgagaacccctgaccttcggattcccaggcctgggctctgtccactacgccatgctgcttccctgtcaaaCATGGGGAAGGCGGGGCAGGGAGTTGGAGATAATGCTCAAAGTGGTCAAGGTGCCCGCCAAGCAACGCTACGGCTGGAGGCCAGAAGAGACGGCACCCTCCCAGGCAGGAAGAGATTAGGGGAGAACTTTTTAGTGCTAGCGATGCCAAATTTCAAATGGTGCGAACCACCGTACTAGACCGGATCTCCAGCTGCAATGTGATGGCTTCTGGGCTGGCACGGCCAAAGAAGGGCATGAGCGGGCAGGGGCAgccagcttattgtgggcagggaccctatctaccaactgttgtaccatactctcccaagggcttcgtacagtcgtctgcccagagtaagccctcaatcaataccaccgaGTGACATGACATACTTGCCAATGCCACCCTGGCACTAAATGAAGGGAGAGGCTTAACCTGAGCCCGGTGACCGGCTtggttccctccttccccctaatCCTTCCCCCCGCGGTTTGCACCCGCACCCCCAAGCCGCCGGGTAAggttccctctgcccaccccagagCCCACCTGGGCAGGCGATGGGGGGCAGGCGGggcgatgataataatggcatttattaagcgcttactatgtgcaaatcactgttctaagcgctggggaggttacaaggtgatcaggttgtcccggggggggggagggggggctcacagtcttcatccccattttacagatgcggtaactgaggcccagagaagttaagtgccttgcccaaagtcacacagctgacaagtggcgaagccgggatttgaacccacgacctctgactccaaagcccgggctcttttccactgggccacgctgcttctctgttgtatcatactctcccaaggagatgcgggaaggagggagaggaaagaggagtagggggaaggattaagcgcttagtacagtgctctgcacatagtaagcgctcaataaatacgattgatgatgatgctgcggcTGCCGGCCACCTGAGGAGAGTGggcaagggcagggcagggcagggcggtACCTGAAGACCCGGAGCAGCAGGCAGGCGATGAGGAAGGAGGTGAAGGCGCAGGCCCCGATGACGGCCGCCTTGAGGGTGGGCAGGTCCCGCAGGAGACTGGAAATGCGGGTGAGCAGGGCGTCGGTGCGGTTGGCGGCCGCGGCGGcggttgggggcgggggcgggccgcgGGCCCGAGTGGTGTTGGGCGCgggcggcccggggggcgggaAGCCCCGGGCGGGGGACGGCGCGGCCGGGAGCCGGAGCGGGAGCAGGAGCGGGAGCAGGaccaggagcaggggaaggggcacGGGCACAGGCAAGGGCACGGCCGGGAGCGGCCGCGGGAGGCGCATggtgcggcggcggcggggcgcccCGGACGCCTGGGTCCGGCGGCCGGGGGGGCTCGGGGAGCGGGTCGGGGCTGCAGCCTGCGCCGGGCCGCGCTGCAACAGCCGCCGAGCCCGGAAGCCCTccagcccgcctgcccgcccgccgaCACACGTCGCACCGACTCATTCGACGGGCTGCGGCCCCACGTGAGTGCTCtgcggtggaggggaggggagagggggagaggggaagggaggaggagggggagaagagtgggagagggggtagaatcaatcaaccaatcgtatttattgagcgcttactgtgtgcacagcactgtactaagcgcttgggaagtacaagctggcaacatatagaaacagtccctacccaacagtgggctcacagtctagaagggggagacagagaacaaaaccaaacatactaacaaaataaaataaatagaatagataggtacaagtaaaataaataaatagagtaataaatatgtacaaacatatatacatatatacaggtgctgtggggaagggaaggaggtaagatggggggatggagagggggacgagggggagaggaaggaaggggctcagtctgggaaagcctcctggaggaggtgagctctcagtagggccttgaagggaggaagagagctagcttggcggatgggagaagagggagggagggagaagagggagggagggagagaggaggggaaaagggggagggggaaggggggagaggaagagggaagggggtggggggagaggaagagggaaggaggaggggaaggggagaggaggagggaaggggaggggggagaggaggagggaagggggaggggggagaggaggagggaagggggagggggagaggaggagggaagggggaggggggagaggaggagggaaggggagggggagaggaggagggaaggggagggggagaggaggagagaaggggagggggaagaggaggagagaaggggagggggaagaggaggaggggaggggaagaggaggaggggagggggagaggaggaggggagggggagaggaggagagaagagggagggggagaggaggagagaagagggggggggaggggaggagagaagagggagggggaggggaggggaggggggagaggaggaggggggagggagagaggaggaggagaagggagacgggggagaggaaagaggagggggctaagagaagggggaggggggagcgctCAAAGGGGAGGGCTGTGCGGGGGTCGGGAGCGGCCCGGCCCGGGGTGGGGAGGCTTTCCCGCCCCAGACGCTGCCTCGGCTCCGCAACCGGGGGGCCGCCTCTGCTCTTCCAAACTTACAGGATCATTTGTCCTTGGCTCAGAAGGCGGACCGATGGAGCCCCCGCCTGCTGCTTCGCCCCCGGGACCCACCCGTGCCCTGGCCTTTCCTCCAGATCTACACATCTCCGCTGCCCCTGACCCTCTCCACCTGCCCGTACAGACTAACTATTCATCAGAGCTACCATCGGTGGAAGGGGACAGACGGTCATAATTCAGtccttcaatcggatttattgagcgcttagtgtgcagagcactgtactaggcgcttgggagagtgcaattcggcaacagagacaatccctactcaacaatgggggctcacagtctaagtcatagTTATGGTAcagtttaagcgctcactatgtgccaggcaccgtactaaatgctggggtggatacaatcaagtcgtattggacacagtcccctgtccacgtctcagtccccagtttacaggtgaggaaactgaggcccaggaagtgaagtgacttgtctaaggtcacacggctgacaaatggccgagctgggattagaacccataacctttggactcccgggcctgggctatatccactaagccatactgcttcatcaGTTTAACCATGCTAGTTGTGGAGTGAGGGccccagggaaggggaaagtCCCCCACTTGTCCCATGGAACATAAAAATGATGATGTTTTCTGCAGAGGTTCAGAAcctggaggggttgggggagcgaGCAGGTGTCAGAAtttcccccactttccctccGGATCCATCAGTTAGCCCCCATCATATAACtcatgtgagctcactgtgggcaggaatgtgtctgtttgttgttctagtgtactctcccaagggcttagtacagtgctttgcacacagagctcagtaaaaacgattgaatgaatgaatagggttcgGGAAGCTGCTTGCCATTATCGTGCTTGCTGTAGTCAGGGCCATTTAGGTttggccacttcattcattcattaaaccgtatttattgagcgcttactgtgagcagagcacttgggaagtacaaattggcaacatatagagatggtccctacccaaccacgggctcacattctagaaaggggagacaggcaacaaaacaaaacaagtagacaggtgtcaataccatcagaataaatagaattatagctatatacacatcattaataaaatagagtaataaatatgtacaaatgtacacaagtgctgtggggaggggaaggtggtagggcagagggagggagtgggggtgatggggaggggataatggtatgtgttaagcatatactatgagccaagcactgttctaagtgctggggtagatacaaggtaatgaggttgtcacagtcttgatccccattttacagataaggtaactgaggcacaaagacataaagtgacttgtacaaagtcacacagctgacaagtggtggagtcaggattagaacccacaacctctgactcccaagcccgtgttctttccactgagccatgctgcttccctggtcaaATCCCACCCATGTGGCTCTACCTATGATCTTGAAGGTACTTGATGTGTTGGTCCCTTAACTCATTGTTCACTGGCAAGACTGAGAGCAggaaattgaaataataataattatggtatttaagcacttactctgtgctaagcactgctgtaaacactggggtagatactaggtaatcaggttggacacagtctctgccccacatggggctcacagtctcaatccccattttacagatgaggtaacaggcacagagaagtgaagtgacttacccaaggttgtacagcagacaagtggctgagccaagattagcaaccacgacctctgactcccaagcccgtgctgttgccactaggccatgaaactTTGTCTCTCCAACATCCCCAGTGCGTCAAGGTAACAGGTTACTCTTTCTTCTGGGGATCAACTTGATGGAATTCAGGAAGTAGCAGTAagagtatttgataagtgcttactgtgtgcagagagcactgtactaagtactgggaaagtatACGTTGGTTGGAATTAGACACTGTCCTCACCTTTCCAGGGGTTCACGatctaaaatgatttttttttttttaatggtatttgttaagtgctgactatgtgtcaagcagtgttcaaaATGCtgtggtaggtgcaagttaattagttaATATGTTGCCTCTTTTTCAGGGCCCTATGCTAGCAAAATCACTAGGTGCAGACAAAGGGATTCAAAACTCAACATGGAAGGATGgggatattttttatttttaagtatATTGTGATAGCTTCATATTTAAACTGACCCTAACTGTAATTTGAACCCTTACCCCTTTGACTCCAGTTTTTGGGAAATGCTTAAATTTCTTTTAGGGTGACCAGCACATTTGAGGAAATTATATCATTCACCTTTATAGTAAATTCTAGCAGGACATGCAATATTCCTTACTAAATCTCTACATCTGTAAATAGTTACAGGAAAGtgttactgtgtgtccttgggcaagtcacatcacttctatatgcctcagttccctcatctgtaaaatggggattaagactgtgagccccatgtgggacaacctcattatttattttattttgttagtatgtttggttttgttctctgtctcccccttttagactgtgagcccactgttgggtagggactgtctctatatgttgccaatttgtacttcccaagcgcttagtacagtgctctgcacatagtaagtgctcaataaatacgattgatgatgatgatgattaccttgtaactatcccgcttagaacagtgcacggcacatagtaagtgcttaacaaatactatcactattattgtttagTGAGAGACTTCAGGTGGGTGAAGGAGATATCATATTCATACAGTTTAAAGGTTTTCAAGAATGATGGAGGTTTGCTTTCATCCCTTGTATTGGAAGAACAGCTGCAGCACCTGAAAGAAATTGCTGGATTCACCAGGGGTGTGTTAGCCTAACATTCCTCACCCtcaccttctctctttttcccctcactTCCCCACACCTTCAGcctcccttttctttttctttccccaccccacctcttcctTGCTCCACCAAgccatttctggatttttttttttcatttaaaaagacTAATGCATTACCCTAAAAACACCTTTTTTCCTAgattttggcaacatatagatttgaGCTGTAGGTGTTT
This window harbors:
- the FAM174B gene encoding membrane protein FAM174B, with the protein product MRLPRPLPAVPLPVPVPLPLLLVLLPLLLPLRLPAAPSPARGFPPPGPPAPNTTRARGPPPPPTAAAAANRTDALLTRISSLLRDLPTLKAAVIGACAFTSFLIACLLLRVFRSGKRIKKTRKYDIITTPAERVEMAPLNEEDDDEEDSTVFDVKYSLYRNPLFHTDPVSKGAFSNFWPLKLCAAIKGGPIGRWKMTPAGMTHGKCGMRTSKMIL